One window of the Colletotrichum destructivum chromosome 4, complete sequence genome contains the following:
- a CDS encoding Putative Zinc finger, CCHC-type, 5'-3' exoribonuclease, xrn1, helical domain-containing protein, which translates to MGIPAAFRWLSNKYPKIISPVIEEQPVKMEDGSEIPVDTTGPNPNGEELDNLYLDMNGIVHPCSHPEDRPAPKDEEEMMLEVFKYTDRVVNMVRPRKLLMIAVDGVAPRAKMNQQRSRRFRSAQEAQEKEEDKQELLKLLKQQNGGVVSDDSLESVTKKAFDSNSITPGTPFMDILAASLRYWCAYKLNTDPAWAKLKIIISDATVPGEGEHKIMNFVRSQRISPDFDPNTRHVIYGLDADLIMLGLATHEPHFRVLREDVFFQDSKARMCKLCGQKGHEARACRGQAKEKVGEFDEQEKNLALKPFIWLHVSILREYLAAELNVPGLPFRFDLERAIDDWVFMCCFVGNDFLPHLPALEIRENGIDTLTAIWKDNLPFMGGYVVKDGHVDLGRAQLILNGLAKQEDAIFKRRKETEDRKEASFKRRKLQEERNPRFAKPKQVDNAAAGLTLFPAAGGPNGITHDMVVGRSSNMNANTANKSAASAIRDQLKGLMSKTEPGQAADAGEKANGEVPSTLDQKSVLGKRKAEEAAAQAGSTPATATGPSTPSAAEEAAVDHVRMWEEGYADRYYEQKFHVDRSDHEFRHKVARAYVEGLSWVLLYYFQGCPSWEWYYPYHYAPFAADFVDLDKMEVQFEKGRISKPFEQLMSVMPAASRSALPEVFHDLMLNEDSEVIDFYPTEFEIDLNGKKMAWQGVALLPFIEMPRLLAAVEKKYPLLSAADQARNGVGRDVLLLSDAHHELYDEITTGFYSKKQGAPTLKLNPRTSDGLAGNVEKIPDYLPHGELVYPLERGGMPNLDYDRSLRVWYTFPTSTHPHKSMLLRGVKPPAPALDRNDIETLKGKSNRSGRGYGGVPFQRGGHHDGGRRGNFSYAPAGGHGRQDRGPPSHSSNGNYGHGQHGYQPPGPPPIQSSWHPPPPGHPGFGMGLPPPPPPAGYGNDGRVSNGSYRGGGYGQNQNYGPPPPGPNSHYGHTDGGQQGGRGGYQGRGGYSGGRGGNYGGGGGGGRYNGGRNNYR; encoded by the exons ATGGGTATCCCAGCCGCTTTTCGATGGCTGTCCAACAAATACCCCAAGATCATCTCGCCCGTCATTGAGGAGCAACCGGTCAAGATGGAGGATGGCTCCGAGATTCCAGTCGACACCACTGGACCAAACCCCAACGGTGAGGAGCTTGACAACTTGTATCTCGACATGAACGGTATCGTCCATCCTTGTTCTCATCCCGAGGATCGCCCGGCTCCcaaggacgaagaggagatgATGCTTGAGGTCTTCAAATACACCGATCGTGTTGTCAATATGGTACGCCCGCGCAAGCTGCTCATGATTGCCGTTG ATGGCGTCGCCCCCCGTGCCAAGATGAACCAACAACGCTCTCGTCGATTTCGATCTGCGCAGGAAGCCcaggagaaagaagaggataagCAAGAGCTTCTTAAGCTGTTGAAACAGCAGAATGGCGGTGTAGTGTCCGACGACAGTTTGGAAAGCGTCACGAAGAAGGCATTCGACTCAAACTCCATTACTCCCGGAACTCCATTCATGGATATCCTGGCGGCGAGTCTGCGATACTGGTGCGCATACAAGCTCAACACGGATCCGGCTTGGGCCAAGCTCAAGATCATTATTTCCGATGCGACAGTccccggcgagggcgagcatAAGATCATGAACTTTGTGCGGTCTCAGCGCATATCTCCCGACTTTGACCCGAACACGCGCCACGTCATTTACGGTCTCGATGCCGATTTGATTATGCTTGGCCTCGCAACCCACGAGCCTCATTTCAGAGTTCTGCGTGAGGATGTCTTCTTCCAAGATAGCAAGGCCAGGATGTGCAAGCTGTGCGGCCAGAAAGGACACGAGGCTCGTGCCTGTCGCGGACAAGCCAAAGAGAAGGTTGGCGAATTTGACGAGCAGGAGAAGAATCTTGCTCTGAAGCCCTTCATCTGGCTTCACGTCTCCATTCTCCGAGAGTATCTGGCCGCAGAGCTCAATGTTCCAGGTTTGCCCTTCCGGTTCGATCTGGAGAGAGCCATCGACGACTGGGTCTTCATGTGTTGTTTTGTGGGTAACGACTTTTTGCCTCACTTGCCAGCGCTTGAGATCCGAGAAAACGGAATCGACACCCTGACAGCTATCTGGAAGGACAACCTACCCTTCATGGGCGGTTATGTCGTCAAGGACGGCCACGTTGACCTAGGTCGTGCGCAGCTTATTCTCAATGGCCTGGCAAAGCAAGAGGACGCTATATtcaagagaagaaaagagactGAAGATCGGAAGGAGGCCAGCTTCAAGCGGAGAAAGCTGCAGGAAGAGCGCAACCCCAGATTCGCCAAACCAAAACAAGTCGACAATGCGGCAGCAGGCTTGACCTTGttcccagcagcaggaggccCGAATGGTATCACCCACGATATGGTGGTTGGCCGCTCGTCCAACATGAATGCCAATACTGCCAACAAGAGCGCCGCAAGCGCCATTCGCGACCAACTCAAAGGCTTGATGTCCAAAACAGAGCCTGGCCAAGCAGCCGACGCTGGCGAGAAGGCGAATGGGGAGGTACCGAGCACTCTGGACCAGAAGTCTGTGCTTGGTAAACGAAAGGCCGAAGAGGCGGCAGCGCAGGCCGGCTCGACTCCGGCTACTGCGACGGGCCCAAGCACACCATCTGCTGCCGAAGAAGCTGCAGTAGACCATGTTAGGATGTGGGAGGAGGGTTATGCCGATCGATACTACGAGCAGAAGTTCCACGTTGACCGCAGCGACCACGAGTTTCGGCACAAGGTTGCAAGGGCCTACGTTGAGGGCCTGTCATGGGTGCTTTTGTACTATTTCCAGGGCTGCCCGTCTTGGGAATGGTACTACCCGTACCACTACGCTCCATTCGCCGCAGACTTTGTCGATCTTGACAAGATGGAGGTCCAGTTTGAAAAGGGCCGCATCTCGAAGCCGTTCGAGCAACTGATGAGTGTGATGCCAGCCGCTTCTCGCAGTGCGCTGCCCGAGGTTTTCCATGACCTCATGTTGAACGAGGACAGCGAAGTCATCGACTTCTACCCGACCGAGTTTGAGATTGATCTGAACGGAAAGAAGATGGCGTGGCAGGGGGTGGCCCTTCTGCCTTTTATTGAGATGCCGAGATTGTTGGCCGCCGTCGAAAAGAAGTACCCTCTGCTGAGTGCGGCAGATCAGGCACGCAACGGTGTAGGCAGAGACGTGCTGCTTCTGTCAGATGCCCACCACGAGTTGTACGATGAGATCACGACTGGGTTTTACTCCAAGAAGCAGGGGGCCCCCACTCTGAAACTCAACCCGCGGACTAGTGACGGGCTGGCCGGTAACGTCGAGAAAATACCGGATTATCTGCCACACGGGGAGTTAGTGTATCCCTTGGAGCGTGGAGGGATGCCTAACCTCGACTACGACAGGTCCCTAAG GGTTTGGTACACATTTCCAACAAGCACGCACCCTCACAAGTCTATGCTACTGCGGGGTGTCAAgcctccggctccggcctTGGACCGCAACGACATAGAGACACTTAAAGGAAAGTCGAATCGTTCCGGACGGGGCTATGGCGGCGTCCCTTTCCAGCGCGGCGGCCACCACGACGGCGGTCGTCGGGGCAACTTCAGCTACGCTCCCGCCGGCGGGCATGGTCGTCAAGACCGCGGACCCCCATCTCACTCGAGCAACGGCAACTATGGACATGGACAACATGGATACCAGCCACCTGGACCACCACCGATCCAGTCGTCGTGGcaccctccgccgccagggCACCCTGGGTTCGGCATGggacttcctccgccgccgccacccgcGGGCTACGGTAACGATGGGCGAGTATCAAATGGGTCGTACCGCGGAGGCGGCTATGGCCAGAATCAGAACTACGGGCCACCGCCACCGGGACCCAACTCTCACTACGGCCATACTGATGGAGGTCAGCAGGGAGGTCGAGGCGGCTACCAAGGCCGTGGTGGTTATAgcggtggccgtggtggtaATTAtggaggaggtggcggcggcggaagatATAACGGCGGACGCAACAATTACCGGTAG
- a CDS encoding Putative protein arginine N-methyltransferase, Zinc finger C2H2 superfamily, whose translation MVQDDIKNKGLAESDVSSDESDWEDAEPEEEETVTFISLLDDSIFPNMNAMLQHCREKHNFDLLAVRRRLGLDFFGTVKLVNFIRQRSHDGAALPEVISAEDIADDRFMKPVIDDDALIMALTELNLDDESSGNTQQATLSSSARETQLEEELEKLKSQFASYRSAVEQTLDQRWGDDAAVTTQSEKSRDVDDKGARKDESQYYWESYAANDIHETMLKDKVRTDSYRDFVYNNKSLFKDKIVLDIGCGTGILSMFCAKAGAKQVFAVDKSDIIDKARENVFTNGLADKVTCIRGRVEDISLPVDQVDIIISEWMGYCLLYEAMMNSVLVARDRFLKPNGLIAPSISTIWTAPVSDPEYITDFVTFWDDVYGFDMKSMKAGIYDEARIEIMPEDCICGTPSQISYIDLHTVKIEDLDFEAQWKSTLSKDIPSMDGFLIWFDIFFTTSRKDAIPAGLQVKAGETSVTRPGEVAFTTGPSGPDTHWKQGFLMSKYLEENIGAKAGDEVSGRIVFKAPENNPRALTISNTWTTPAQETKTQLWKLR comes from the exons ATGGTTCAGGACGACATCAAGAACAAGGGTCTCGCCGAGTCCGATGTCTCGTCGGATGAGTCCGACTGggaggacgccgagcccgaagaggaggagactGTAACTTTCATCTCACTGCTAGATGACTCCATTTTCCCCAACATGAACGCCATGCTGCAGCACTGTCGCGAGAAGCACAACTttgacctcctcgccgttcgtcgccgtctcggcctcgacttTTTTGGCACCGTCAAGCTTGTCAACTTTA TTCGCCAACGCAGTCATGACGGCGCTGCCCTGCCCGAGGTCATATCCGCAGAGGATATTGCCGATGATCGGTTCATGAAGCCTGTcattgatgatgatgccttAATCATGGCTCTCACCGAGCTGAACTTGGACGATGAATCGTCAGGGAACACTCAGCAGGCCACTTTGTCGTCTTCTGCGCGGGAAACTCAACTCGAGGAGGAATTAGAGAAGCTCAAGTCGCAGTTCGCCAGCTACCGTTCTGCTGTCGAGCAGACCCTTGACCAGCGGTGGGGAGATGACGCTGCCGTTACCACCCAGAGCGAGAAGTCCCGTGACGTCGACGATAAGGGGGCTCGGAAGGATGAGTCTCAGTACTACTGGGAGTCTTACGCCGCCAACG ACATCCACGAGACCATGCTTAAAGACAAGGTCCGAACGGACTCCTACCGTGACTTTGTCTATAACAACAAGTCTCTTTTTAAGGACAAGATCGTCCTTGACATTGGCTGTGGAACTG GTATTCTGAGTATGTTTTgcgccaaggccggcgcgAAGCAGGTGTTTGCCGTTGACAAATCGGACATCATTGACAAGGCCCGGGAGAATGTCTTTACCAACGGgctcgccgacaaggtcaCCTGCATCAGGGGCAGGGTTGAGGACATTAGCCTCCCCGTCGACCAGGTTGACATTATCATTAGCGAGTGGATGGGCTACTGCCTGCTTTACGAGGCCATGATGAATAGCGTCCTTGTCGCCAGGGACCGCTTCTTGAAGCCCAACGGCCTCATCGCGCCGAGCATCTCAACCATATGGACGGCCCCCGTCTCGGATCCTGAGTACATCACCGACTTCGTCACCTTCTGGGATGACGTCTACGGCTTCGATATGAAATCGATGAAGGCCGGCATCTATGACGAGGCTCGCATCGAGATCATGCCCGAGGACTGTATCTGCGGCACTCCCTCGCAAATCTCATACATTGACCTGCACACCGTCAAgatcgaggacctcgactTCGAGGCCCAGTGGAAGTCGACGCTATCCAAGGATATCCCATCGATGGACGGCTTCCTGATCTGGTTCGACATATTCTTCACTACTTCTCGCAAGGATGCGATCCCGGCAGGCCTTcaggtcaaggccggcgagacgAGCGTGACCCGGCCCGGCGAGGTGGCTTTCACCACTGGGCCATCAGGTCCCGACACCCACTGGAAGCAGGGCTTCCTGATGAGCAAGTATCTGGAAGAAAACATTGGTGCCAAGGCTGGAGATGAGGTTTCCGGCCGCATTGTCTTCAAAGCGCCCGAAAACAACCCCCGCGCGCTGACCATAAGCAACACGTGGACTACGCCCGCCCAGGAGACGAAGACACAGCTGTGGAAGCTGAGATAA